The following proteins come from a genomic window of Malus sylvestris chromosome 4, drMalSylv7.2, whole genome shotgun sequence:
- the LOC126619041 gene encoding uncharacterized protein LOC126619041 isoform X1, with amino-acid sequence MMSGNYTTIDNQNVSGSVPAAVPDPGHLTVKFQDSTLQTFPPSETQGKIARGALPPSDADDTFSKPVSGSDEPQQGGWLRIFSVASYKQYFDVDTSDVLERIKDSLLPFSGTFNEKTSNSPDLYGPFWICTTLIFVAAAIGTFVTYVAHKMKSKDWEYDINVVQWSAGLFYGYVTIVPLVLYVILKYFSAPSGLVQLFCLYGYSLFVFIPALCLSVVPLEIFRWVIAGVAGVMSATFVAVNLRAHIVSAGERWFLIVAGIFLLQLALSVVLKLYLFTVTV; translated from the exons ATGATGTCCGGAAATTATACCACCATTGACAACCAAAACGTCTCGGGATCTGTTCCTGCT GCGGTTCCAGATCCAGGCCACCTCACCGTGAAATTCCAAG ATTCAACCCTTCAGACATTTCCTCCATCCGAGACACAAGGGAAGATCGCTCGTGGTGCCCTCCCTCCTAGTGATGCTGATG ACACATTTTCTAAACCTGTATCTGGTTCTGATGAACCCCAGCAAGGTGGTTGGCTACGGATATTCTCTGTAGCTTCTTACAAGCAATACTTTGATGTTGATACATCAGATGTTCTAGAGAGGATTAAAGATTCACTCCTTCCATTCAGTGGAACCTTCAATGAGAAAACATCTAACAGCCCTGATTT GTATGGACCTTTCTGGATATGCACTACCCTTATATTTGTAGCAGCTGCCATTGGCACTTTTGTGACATATGTAGCACACAAGATGAAGAGTAAAGATTGGGAATATGACATTAATGTTGTCCAGTGGTCTGCAGGATTGTTCTATGGCTATGTCACTATTGTTCCTCTTGTACTGTATGTAATTCTCAAATACTTCTCGGCACCATCAGGTCTCGTTCAGCTGTTTTGTCTCTATGGCTACTCCCTGTTTGTCTTCATTCCAGCATTG TGCCTCTCAGTTGTGCCGTTGGAAATTTTCAGATGGGTAATTGCAGGCGTAGCTGGGGTTATGTCTGCCACCTTTGTCGCAGTTAACCTTCGCGCCCACATCGTATCAGCAGGTGAAAGGTGGTTCTTGATTGTAGCCGGGATCTTTCTACTGCAGTTAGCTCTGTCTGTCGTCCTAAAACTCTATTTGTTCACCGTCACAGTGTAA
- the LOC126619041 gene encoding uncharacterized protein LOC126619041 isoform X2: MMSGNYTTIDNQNVSGSVPAAVPDPGHLTVKFQDTFSKPVSGSDEPQQGGWLRIFSVASYKQYFDVDTSDVLERIKDSLLPFSGTFNEKTSNSPDLYGPFWICTTLIFVAAAIGTFVTYVAHKMKSKDWEYDINVVQWSAGLFYGYVTIVPLVLYVILKYFSAPSGLVQLFCLYGYSLFVFIPALCLSVVPLEIFRWVIAGVAGVMSATFVAVNLRAHIVSAGERWFLIVAGIFLLQLALSVVLKLYLFTVTV, from the exons ATGATGTCCGGAAATTATACCACCATTGACAACCAAAACGTCTCGGGATCTGTTCCTGCT GCGGTTCCAGATCCAGGCCACCTCACCGTGAAATTCCAAG ACACATTTTCTAAACCTGTATCTGGTTCTGATGAACCCCAGCAAGGTGGTTGGCTACGGATATTCTCTGTAGCTTCTTACAAGCAATACTTTGATGTTGATACATCAGATGTTCTAGAGAGGATTAAAGATTCACTCCTTCCATTCAGTGGAACCTTCAATGAGAAAACATCTAACAGCCCTGATTT GTATGGACCTTTCTGGATATGCACTACCCTTATATTTGTAGCAGCTGCCATTGGCACTTTTGTGACATATGTAGCACACAAGATGAAGAGTAAAGATTGGGAATATGACATTAATGTTGTCCAGTGGTCTGCAGGATTGTTCTATGGCTATGTCACTATTGTTCCTCTTGTACTGTATGTAATTCTCAAATACTTCTCGGCACCATCAGGTCTCGTTCAGCTGTTTTGTCTCTATGGCTACTCCCTGTTTGTCTTCATTCCAGCATTG TGCCTCTCAGTTGTGCCGTTGGAAATTTTCAGATGGGTAATTGCAGGCGTAGCTGGGGTTATGTCTGCCACCTTTGTCGCAGTTAACCTTCGCGCCCACATCGTATCAGCAGGTGAAAGGTGGTTCTTGATTGTAGCCGGGATCTTTCTACTGCAGTTAGCTCTGTCTGTCGTCCTAAAACTCTATTTGTTCACCGTCACAGTGTAA